One genomic window of Candidatus Polarisedimenticolia bacterium includes the following:
- a CDS encoding metal ABC transporter permease, with translation MSLTELLLPAFVASLILTGIHAYLGVHVVERGVIFVDLSLAQIAALGTTVAYLMGHDLHSGTAYFYSLGFTFLGAAVFSFSRVHRKTRIPQEAVIGIVYAVSAAVAILVMSKATQETEHLKEMLVGNILSVTWPELLKTAILYALVGVFHYIFRKRFLLISLDEAEAERRGWNIRFWDFLFYVSFGFVVTSSVAIAGVLLVFCFLIVPSVAAMLFSEKLGTRLALGWTMGALVSGGGVALSYALDVPTGATIVATFGVALLLVAGLWAVLRRTQGAALAASRADTFPGRDEAGPAAPAGG, from the coding sequence ATGAGCCTGACGGAGCTTCTCCTTCCGGCTTTCGTCGCCAGCCTGATCCTGACCGGAATCCACGCCTACCTGGGCGTTCACGTCGTCGAGCGGGGCGTGATCTTCGTCGACCTGTCGCTCGCGCAGATCGCGGCGCTGGGCACCACCGTGGCCTACCTGATGGGCCACGACCTCCACTCGGGGACCGCCTACTTCTACTCCCTGGGATTCACGTTCCTGGGAGCCGCCGTCTTCTCGTTCTCGCGCGTGCACCGCAAGACCCGGATCCCCCAGGAAGCGGTCATCGGGATCGTGTACGCCGTGTCCGCCGCCGTGGCGATCCTGGTCATGTCGAAGGCCACTCAGGAGACCGAGCACCTCAAGGAGATGCTCGTCGGCAACATCCTCTCGGTGACCTGGCCGGAGCTGCTCAAGACGGCGATCCTGTACGCGCTGGTCGGGGTGTTCCACTACATCTTCCGCAAGCGGTTCCTCCTGATCTCGCTCGACGAGGCCGAGGCCGAGCGGCGGGGCTGGAACATCCGCTTCTGGGATTTTCTCTTCTACGTCTCCTTCGGCTTCGTCGTCACCTCGTCGGTTGCCATCGCCGGGGTCCTGCTGGTCTTCTGCTTCCTGATCGTCCCTTCGGTCGCGGCCATGCTCTTCTCCGAGAAGCTGGGGACGCGCCTCGCCCTCGGATGGACCATGGGAGCGCTCGTCTCGGGCGGGGGGGTGGCGCTCTCCTACGCGCTCGACGTTCCTACCGGGGCGACGATCGTGGCGACCTTCGGCGTGGCCCTCCTCCTCGTGGCGGGACTGTGGGCGGTGCTACGACGGACGCAGGGGGCCGCGCTCGCGGCGAGCCGGGCCGACACGTTTCCCGGCCGGGATGAGGCCGGCCCCGCGGCGCCGGCCGGCGGTTGA
- a CDS encoding DedA family protein, protein MDFLTVADRIQEWGPELVYLGIYLMLVVSALGIPLPEDLTLLAAGYLINRSLLHPVPAVAVGILGVLTGDFLGHSLGRLLGPRIWKQKRFSRVLTEKRYRWIRGKFDRHGEKMVFFARFVSGLRGPVFVTSGIMEMSRARFLLYDFAGAVISVPLFLLIGHLSGPHLETALIHLVRARTTVLLLLGLAAIALALRALARRRLGVDPGKSAKD, encoded by the coding sequence TTGGATTTCCTGACCGTCGCCGACAGAATCCAGGAATGGGGTCCGGAGCTCGTCTATCTGGGGATCTACCTCATGCTGGTAGTCTCCGCCCTGGGAATCCCGCTGCCGGAGGACCTCACCCTGCTGGCCGCGGGCTATCTCATCAACCGCAGCCTGCTTCATCCCGTGCCGGCCGTGGCAGTGGGGATCCTCGGAGTCCTGACGGGGGACTTTCTGGGGCACTCCCTGGGGAGGCTCCTGGGCCCGAGGATCTGGAAGCAGAAGCGCTTCTCCCGGGTGCTCACCGAAAAGAGATACCGCTGGATCCGGGGCAAGTTCGATCGTCACGGGGAGAAGATGGTCTTTTTCGCCAGGTTCGTCTCCGGGCTTCGCGGACCGGTGTTCGTCACCTCCGGCATTATGGAGATGTCGCGGGCGAGATTCCTCCTCTACGATTTCGCGGGAGCGGTCATCAGCGTGCCGCTCTTCCTCCTGATCGGCCATCTCTCCGGACCGCATCTTGAGACCGCCCTGATTCACCTGGTGAGAGCGCGGACGACGGTCCTGCTCCTCCTGGGCCTCGCGGCGATCGCTCTGGCGCTTCGCGCGCTCGCCCGCCGGCGCCTTGGAGTCGACCCGGGCAAGAGCGCGAAGGATTGA
- a CDS encoding MBL fold metallo-hydrolase translates to MAAEPEQLYFRQLLAGRDFAPGDPVASQMVNFAYLIGDRVTRECVVVDPAWDVGALVDVARRDDMRIVGALGSHYHPDHLGGEMMGYVVEGARRLLEIVGVKIHVHACEVPWVEQVTGLSRSDLQPHSGGDVLTVGKIPVEFLHTPGHTEGSTCFLVAGERLVAGDTLFVGACGRVDLPGSDPEEMYRSLTQRLAKLPDDVVLYPGHDYGARPTSTLGEERRSNYSLKVPTLEQWFRMMGGGSRRV, encoded by the coding sequence ATGGCGGCCGAGCCCGAACAACTCTATTTCAGGCAGCTTCTCGCGGGGCGCGATTTCGCGCCGGGCGATCCGGTCGCCTCCCAGATGGTCAATTTCGCCTATCTGATCGGCGATCGCGTGACGCGGGAATGCGTCGTCGTGGATCCCGCCTGGGACGTCGGCGCTCTCGTGGACGTCGCGCGCCGCGACGACATGCGAATCGTCGGGGCCCTCGGGAGCCATTATCACCCCGATCATCTGGGCGGGGAGATGATGGGCTACGTAGTGGAAGGGGCGAGACGCCTCCTGGAGATTGTGGGCGTCAAGATCCACGTCCACGCCTGCGAGGTGCCCTGGGTCGAACAGGTCACCGGCCTGTCGCGCTCGGATCTGCAGCCTCATTCCGGCGGAGACGTCCTGACGGTGGGGAAGATCCCCGTCGAGTTCCTCCACACGCCCGGGCACACCGAGGGGAGCACCTGTTTCCTGGTGGCGGGCGAGCGGCTGGTGGCGGGAGACACTCTGTTCGTCGGGGCTTGCGGAAGGGTCGATCTTCCGGGAAGCGACCCCGAGGAGATGTACCGGAGCCTCACCCAGCGCCTGGCGAAGCTTCCCGACGACGTCGTCCTCTATCCGGGACACGACTATGGGGCGCGCCCGACTTCCACGCTAGGCGAGGAGCGGCGCAGCAACTACTCTCTGAAGGTCCCGACCCTGGAGCAATGGTTTCGGATGATGGGAGGCGGATCCCGTCGCGTCTGA
- a CDS encoding metal ABC transporter substrate-binding protein — protein sequence MKRLVALLVILFAPAFAGSSSAKVRIVSTLDDFSSIAESIGGVLVEADSLAKGYQDPHFVDAKPSFILKLSRADLLIVAGLELEIGYLPPLIDQSRNGRIHPGNPGYLDVSNGCEILQRPTGQVTRAMGDVHPFGNPHYWLDPDNGRTIARSIAAKLAELDSGNRAAYEKNLAAFEAKLGEKDREWQAKLAPFAGAEIVTFHNSWPNFAKHFRLNVAGNIEPKPGIPPTPSHTLEIINLIKSRSIRAILVEPYFDLKTPKFVAGKTGATVLVFYPSVGGTPEIKDYFAVFDADVGALAKVLGGKDR from the coding sequence ATGAAACGACTCGTGGCATTGCTCGTGATTCTCTTCGCGCCCGCGTTCGCCGGCTCGAGTTCTGCGAAAGTTCGGATCGTCTCGACCCTCGACGACTTCTCCTCCATCGCCGAGTCGATCGGCGGCGTTCTCGTCGAGGCCGATTCCCTCGCCAAGGGGTATCAGGATCCGCATTTCGTCGACGCCAAACCCTCTTTCATCCTGAAGCTCTCCCGGGCCGATCTGCTGATCGTCGCCGGGCTCGAGCTGGAGATCGGCTACCTTCCGCCGCTGATCGACCAGAGCCGGAACGGGCGCATCCATCCCGGCAATCCCGGCTATCTGGACGTGTCGAACGGTTGCGAGATCCTCCAGCGGCCGACCGGCCAGGTGACGCGCGCCATGGGCGACGTGCACCCGTTCGGCAATCCCCACTACTGGCTCGATCCCGACAACGGGCGGACCATCGCGCGCTCGATCGCCGCGAAGCTCGCGGAGCTCGATTCGGGCAATCGGGCCGCTTACGAGAAGAACCTCGCCGCGTTCGAGGCGAAGCTCGGCGAGAAGGACCGGGAGTGGCAGGCGAAGCTGGCTCCCTTCGCCGGAGCCGAGATCGTCACCTTCCACAATTCGTGGCCGAACTTCGCCAAGCACTTCCGCCTGAACGTCGCGGGGAACATCGAGCCCAAGCCGGGAATCCCGCCGACCCCCAGCCACACCCTCGAGATCATCAACCTGATCAAGAGCCGGAGCATCCGCGCGATCCTGGTGGAGCCCTATTTCGACCTGAAGACCCCCAAGTTCGTCGCCGGCAAGACGGGAGCCACCGTCCTGGTCTTCTATCCCTCGGTCGGAGGCACTCCCGAGATCAAGGATTATTTCGCCGTCTTCGACGCCGACGTCGGGGCGCTTGCCAAGGTCCTGGGAGGCAAAGACCGATGA
- a CDS encoding LeuA family protein, with amino-acid sequence MPSQPEIDRDALIFDWNPEGGAPLSRPVELDDETLRDGIQGPSVTDPSIEEKKELLVLMDALGIDTADVGLPGAGPRAVEDVTALVSFLRDSKLRLKPNCAARTMIRDVEPIARITQKTGVPIEACLFIGSSPIRQYSEDWTLDTLLKHTRESVTFAVAEGLPVMYVTEDTTRAHPEALRALYTEAIACGARRVCVCDTVGHILPEGVDRLVRFVRGLVESAGAPIKVDWHGHRDRGLAVVNTLAAIRAGADRVHGCALGVGERAGNTPIDLVLVNLKLLGWIDRDLTRLREYCEKAAQALRITIPRNYPVIGADAFETGTGVHAAALIKAFRKGDRWLADRVYSGVPAEEFGMKQRIRVGPMSGRSNVTFWLEEHGMEPHPEVVERIFTAAKQSNRLLDDQEIAALARGEEEP; translated from the coding sequence ATGCCGAGCCAGCCCGAAATCGATCGCGACGCTTTGATATTCGACTGGAATCCCGAAGGGGGAGCCCCGCTCTCCCGGCCGGTCGAGCTGGACGATGAAACGCTCCGCGACGGCATCCAGGGACCGTCGGTCACCGACCCCTCGATCGAAGAGAAGAAGGAGCTCCTGGTCCTGATGGACGCCTTGGGAATCGACACCGCCGACGTCGGCCTTCCGGGGGCCGGGCCGCGGGCCGTGGAGGACGTGACGGCCTTGGTCTCCTTCCTGCGGGACTCGAAACTGAGGCTGAAGCCCAATTGCGCGGCGCGGACGATGATCCGGGACGTGGAGCCGATCGCGCGCATCACCCAGAAGACCGGCGTCCCCATCGAAGCCTGCCTGTTCATCGGCTCTTCCCCCATTCGCCAGTATTCGGAGGATTGGACTCTGGACACCCTCCTGAAACACACCCGCGAGTCGGTCACCTTCGCGGTGGCCGAGGGACTTCCGGTGATGTACGTGACGGAAGACACGACGCGCGCCCATCCCGAGGCGCTCCGGGCCCTCTACACCGAGGCGATCGCTTGCGGGGCGCGCCGAGTCTGCGTCTGCGACACGGTGGGACACATCCTGCCCGAGGGCGTCGACCGACTGGTGCGCTTCGTCCGGGGGCTCGTCGAGAGCGCCGGAGCGCCGATCAAGGTGGACTGGCACGGACACCGGGACCGCGGCCTGGCGGTGGTGAACACCCTCGCGGCCATTCGCGCCGGAGCGGATCGCGTCCACGGCTGCGCCCTCGGCGTCGGCGAGCGCGCCGGGAACACGCCCATCGACCTGGTGCTCGTGAACCTGAAGCTCCTGGGATGGATCGACCGCGACCTGACGCGCCTGCGCGAGTACTGCGAGAAGGCGGCCCAGGCGTTGCGGATCACGATCCCCCGGAACTATCCGGTGATCGGGGCGGACGCGTTCGAGACGGGGACGGGAGTGCACGCCGCCGCGCTGATCAAGGCCTTCCGGAAGGGCGACCGCTGGCTCGCGGACCGCGTCTATTCCGGCGTGCCCGCCGAAGAGTTCGGGATGAAGCAGAGGATCCGCGTCGGCCCCATGTCGGGGCGTTCCAACGTCACGTTCTGGCTCGAGGAGCACGGCATGGAACCGCATCCGGAGGTGGTCGAGCGCATCTTCACGGCCGCCAAGCAGTCGAACCGACTTCTGGACGACCAGGAAATCGCGGCGCTCGCCCGCGGGGAGGAGGAGCCGTGA
- a CDS encoding amidohydrolase → MNFPVRTACVFLAVLAIALSGCAPSERKESLKKADLILVNGRIHTLDPAIPDSTAVAISGDRIERVGPDAEIVKLAGPGSKKLDLQGRAVIPGLIDAHVHLMRTGESLAELDLRGLGSAAEAAAKVAEAAARTAPGDWIQGSGWDQNHWQPPEFPTTSVLDAVSASNPVVLRRVDGHALWVNQAALDAAGITRGTSDPKGGRLLRDRATGKPTGVLLDDAMPLVLDKVPTPSKETKQKWIEEAGRKFLAAGVTSVHDAGVEPEDIDLYKMMVEGGRLPVRVYAMLGGSNRKLPDYFAIAPIHGYGDRRFTFRALKLGVDGALGSRGAALLAPYSDDPKNGGLITMPAEQLEQISREALRRGYQVCVHAIGDRANRMVLDAFQGALSLVPSADPRFRIEHAQILSADDLPRLGRLGIIASMQPVHATSDMPWVPARLGPDRIAGAYAWRSLLESSARLAFGSDAPWDSRNPFDGLFAAVTRQDHSLKPEGGWLPEQRISRRAALEAFTIGGAYAAFEEKEKGTITPGKLADLVVLDRDYFEVPEAEIWKLAPEITILGGKAVYTRSGTAGDAR, encoded by the coding sequence GTGAATTTTCCCGTCCGAACTGCGTGCGTCTTCCTGGCCGTCCTGGCGATCGCCCTGTCCGGATGCGCGCCGAGCGAAAGGAAGGAGTCCTTGAAAAAGGCCGACCTCATCCTGGTGAACGGCCGGATCCACACTCTCGATCCGGCGATCCCGGATTCCACCGCCGTCGCGATCTCCGGGGATCGGATCGAAAGAGTCGGCCCGGACGCCGAGATCGTCAAGCTCGCGGGGCCCGGCTCGAAGAAGCTGGACCTGCAGGGCCGCGCGGTCATCCCAGGGCTGATCGACGCGCACGTCCATCTCATGCGCACCGGGGAAAGCCTCGCGGAGTTGGATCTGCGCGGACTCGGCTCCGCCGCGGAGGCGGCGGCGAAGGTCGCGGAGGCCGCCGCGCGCACGGCGCCGGGAGACTGGATCCAGGGATCCGGCTGGGATCAGAACCATTGGCAGCCCCCCGAATTCCCCACCACCTCGGTCCTCGACGCGGTCTCTGCGAGCAATCCGGTGGTCCTGCGCCGCGTGGACGGCCATGCCCTCTGGGTGAACCAAGCCGCGCTGGATGCCGCCGGCATCACGCGCGGCACCTCGGATCCGAAAGGGGGAAGGCTGCTAAGGGATCGGGCGACGGGGAAGCCGACCGGGGTACTGCTCGACGACGCCATGCCTCTCGTGCTCGACAAGGTTCCCACGCCGAGCAAGGAGACGAAGCAGAAATGGATCGAGGAGGCCGGGAGGAAGTTCCTCGCCGCGGGGGTCACGTCCGTTCACGACGCCGGCGTGGAGCCCGAGGACATCGATCTCTACAAGATGATGGTGGAGGGGGGCAGGCTCCCGGTGCGCGTCTATGCCATGCTCGGAGGATCGAACCGGAAGCTGCCCGATTACTTCGCCATCGCGCCGATCCACGGCTACGGCGACCGGCGCTTCACGTTCCGCGCGCTGAAGCTCGGCGTCGACGGCGCGCTCGGCTCCCGCGGCGCCGCGCTTCTCGCTCCCTACTCGGACGATCCGAAAAACGGAGGGCTGATCACGATGCCCGCCGAGCAGCTCGAGCAGATCTCCCGGGAAGCGCTGCGGCGCGGCTACCAGGTCTGCGTGCACGCGATCGGCGATCGGGCCAACCGGATGGTCCTGGACGCGTTTCAGGGCGCCCTCAGCCTGGTGCCGTCGGCCGACCCCCGGTTCCGGATCGAGCACGCCCAAATCCTCTCCGCCGATGACCTCCCGCGGCTCGGCCGCCTCGGCATCATCGCCTCGATGCAACCCGTCCACGCCACGTCCGACATGCCGTGGGTCCCGGCGCGCCTGGGGCCGGACCGGATCGCCGGGGCCTACGCCTGGCGCTCGCTGCTCGAATCCTCCGCCCGGCTCGCCTTCGGCTCCGATGCCCCCTGGGACAGCCGTAACCCCTTCGACGGACTGTTCGCGGCGGTGACCCGCCAGGATCATTCCCTGAAGCCCGAGGGAGGATGGCTTCCCGAGCAGCGGATCTCGCGCCGGGCGGCGCTCGAGGCCTTCACGATCGGCGGCGCCTATGCGGCCTTCGAAGAGAAGGAGAAAGGGACGATCACGCCCGGGAAGCTGGCCGATCTCGTGGTGCTGGATCGCGACTACTTCGAAGTGCCCGAAGCGGAGATCTGGAAGCTGGCTCCGGAGATTACCATTCTGGGAGGGAAGGCGGTCTACACGCGCTCGGGGACGGCCGGGGACGCTCGCTGA
- the pruA gene encoding L-glutamate gamma-semialdehyde dehydrogenase — protein MAAEFKNEPLTDFSRPENREGFRSALERAQKDLGREHPLVIGGERVRSGKTFDSINPSNPSQIVGRFQAATLREAGQALEAAEKRYESWRREPPARRAEVLFRTAGLLRERKHDFSAWMVLETGKSWIEADADTAEAVDFCEFYAREALRYAAEQPLTRIPAERNELRYLALGAGLVLPPWNFPLAIMAGMTVAAAVTGNTVILKPSSDAPAIAWRFVEALEEAGMPPGVVNFLPGRGGEIGDFLVEHPRTRFIAFTGSKEVGLRINELAAKPRGGQIWIKRVVAEMGGKDFILVDETADLEKAAAGIVSSAFGFQGQKCSACSRAILVRSVYDEVLRRVVEKTRALTVGPVLSPEVQVGPVINAGAARKIFEYIETGKREGRLMCGGDKPVGEGYFIRPTVFADVKPDARIAQEEIFGPVLSVIPADSYEDAVRIANGTEYGLTGSIYSKNRARLEEARDLLHVGNLYLNRKCTGALVGVHPFGGFNMSGTDSKAGGRDYLLLFLQAKAISEQIE, from the coding sequence ATGGCCGCGGAGTTCAAGAACGAGCCGCTGACCGATTTCTCCCGCCCGGAAAACCGTGAAGGCTTCCGCTCGGCCCTGGAGCGGGCCCAGAAGGATCTGGGCCGCGAGCACCCTCTCGTCATTGGCGGGGAGAGGGTCCGATCCGGAAAGACTTTCGACTCGATCAATCCGTCTAACCCCTCCCAGATCGTCGGGCGCTTCCAGGCGGCCACCCTTCGCGAAGCGGGCCAGGCGCTCGAGGCCGCCGAGAAGCGCTACGAGTCGTGGCGGCGGGAGCCGCCGGCGCGCCGCGCCGAGGTGCTGTTCCGAACCGCGGGCCTCCTGCGGGAGAGGAAGCACGATTTTTCCGCCTGGATGGTCCTCGAGACGGGCAAGTCGTGGATCGAGGCGGACGCCGACACCGCGGAGGCCGTCGACTTCTGCGAGTTCTACGCCCGGGAGGCGCTGCGCTACGCCGCGGAGCAGCCGCTGACGAGGATCCCGGCGGAGAGGAACGAGCTGCGATACCTGGCGCTGGGCGCCGGACTGGTCCTCCCCCCCTGGAACTTTCCCCTGGCGATCATGGCGGGAATGACGGTGGCGGCGGCGGTGACCGGAAACACCGTGATCCTCAAGCCGTCCAGCGACGCGCCGGCCATCGCCTGGCGCTTCGTCGAAGCGCTGGAGGAGGCGGGGATGCCGCCCGGCGTCGTGAATTTCCTCCCGGGGAGGGGCGGCGAGATCGGCGACTTCCTCGTGGAGCATCCCCGGACCCGGTTCATCGCCTTCACCGGATCCAAAGAGGTGGGGCTGCGCATCAACGAGCTGGCCGCGAAGCCCCGCGGCGGGCAGATCTGGATCAAGCGCGTGGTGGCCGAGATGGGGGGCAAGGATTTCATCCTGGTGGACGAGACGGCCGATCTCGAGAAGGCGGCCGCCGGGATCGTCTCGTCGGCCTTCGGCTTTCAAGGACAGAAATGCTCCGCCTGCTCGCGGGCGATCCTGGTGCGCTCGGTCTACGACGAAGTGCTGCGGCGCGTCGTCGAGAAGACGCGCGCCCTGACCGTGGGCCCGGTCCTCTCTCCGGAGGTCCAGGTGGGGCCGGTCATCAACGCGGGGGCCGCGCGGAAGATCTTCGAGTACATCGAGACGGGCAAGCGGGAAGGCCGCCTGATGTGCGGCGGGGATAAGCCGGTTGGAGAAGGATATTTCATCCGGCCGACGGTGTTCGCGGACGTGAAGCCCGACGCCCGCATCGCGCAGGAGGAGATCTTCGGCCCCGTGCTCTCGGTGATTCCGGCCGACAGCTACGAGGACGCCGTGCGGATCGCGAACGGCACGGAGTACGGCCTGACCGGCTCGATCTACTCGAAGAACCGCGCGCGGCTGGAGGAGGCGCGCGACCTCCTGCACGTCGGAAACCTGTATCTCAACCGCAAGTGCACCGGCGCCCTGGTGGGAGTCCACCCTTTCGGCGGCTTCAACATGTCGGGGACCGATTCCAAGGCGGGGGGCCGGGACTATCTTCTGCTTTTTCTCCAGGCCAAGGCGATCTCGGAGCAGATCGAATAG
- a CDS encoding cold-shock protein, with translation MPKGKVKWFNNAKGYGFIQQEDGSDIFVHFSAIKGEGYKTLEEGQVVEFDITQGPKGLQAENVVKA, from the coding sequence GTGCCCAAAGGAAAAGTGAAGTGGTTCAACAACGCCAAAGGGTACGGCTTCATCCAGCAGGAAGACGGAAGCGACATCTTCGTCCATTTTTCTGCCATCAAGGGTGAGGGGTACAAGACCCTCGAAGAGGGTCAGGTGGTGGAATTCGACATCACTCAGGGACCGAAAGGTCTCCAGGCGGAGAACGTCGTTAAGGCCTAA
- a CDS encoding metallopeptidase family protein: MRREAFRRLVSEALGNLPEEFLARMDNVEVVVERRPTAGQEAAGGEGEDEGLLMGLYEGVPLPSRTSAYGGVLPDRITLFQENIEAVCDTDEEIVEEIRKTVLHEVAHHFGIDDERLHELDY; the protein is encoded by the coding sequence GTGCGACGCGAGGCATTTCGCCGCCTGGTCTCCGAGGCGCTGGGGAACCTGCCCGAGGAGTTCCTGGCCAGGATGGACAACGTCGAGGTGGTGGTGGAGCGCCGGCCCACCGCCGGGCAGGAAGCCGCGGGCGGCGAGGGAGAGGACGAGGGGTTGTTGATGGGGCTCTACGAAGGGGTTCCTCTCCCCTCCCGGACGAGCGCCTACGGAGGCGTCCTGCCCGATCGCATCACGCTTTTTCAGGAGAACATCGAGGCGGTCTGCGACACCGACGAGGAAATCGTGGAGGAGATCCGCAAGACCGTCCTGCACGAGGTCGCCCATCACTTCGGAATCGACGACGAGCGTCTCCACGAGCTTGATTACTGA
- a CDS encoding DMT family transporter, producing the protein MRAHLPPRGRDRTPSSPMAAYLAIAAATILWSVNYSFAKMAVLEIDPFAVAFVRVLVATPLFFMALAWQGQPILPTVAELRAALPLGVTGVLANQIFFITGIRRTTPAHSALVVSLLPVAALLLAAFLLGEKLTPLKVTGVLVAFAGIFLISIRDGWSFSRDTLGGDLLTLCGVCAFAYYTVAGKKVIPRIGVLRTTALCFLIGGALMLPLVISRALHQDWGSVSPRGWGALAYVVFAATFLCYLLYYGALSRIESGKVAAFTYLQPVLAGITSYLILDESIQGHFVLGGIAVLTGVYLTERG; encoded by the coding sequence ATGCGCGCCCATCTGCCGCCCCGGGGTAGGGATCGGACGCCCTCTTCACCCATGGCGGCGTATCTCGCCATCGCGGCCGCCACGATTCTCTGGAGCGTGAACTATTCCTTCGCGAAGATGGCGGTCCTCGAGATCGACCCCTTCGCGGTGGCGTTCGTCCGCGTCCTCGTGGCCACGCCTCTCTTCTTCATGGCGCTCGCCTGGCAGGGACAGCCGATCCTGCCGACGGTCGCGGAGCTGCGGGCCGCCCTGCCGCTGGGCGTAACCGGCGTCCTCGCCAACCAGATCTTCTTCATCACCGGAATCCGGCGGACGACTCCCGCCCACTCCGCCCTCGTCGTCTCGCTCCTCCCGGTGGCAGCGCTCCTTCTCGCGGCCTTCCTTCTCGGGGAGAAGCTCACGCCCCTGAAAGTCACGGGCGTCCTGGTGGCCTTCGCCGGGATCTTCCTGATCAGCATCCGGGACGGATGGAGCTTCTCGCGCGACACGCTCGGCGGGGACCTGCTCACCCTGTGCGGCGTGTGCGCCTTCGCGTACTACACGGTGGCCGGCAAGAAAGTCATTCCCCGGATCGGCGTCCTCAGGACGACCGCCCTTTGCTTCTTGATCGGAGGCGCGCTGATGCTCCCGCTGGTGATCTCCCGGGCGCTTCATCAGGACTGGGGGAGCGTCTCGCCGCGCGGCTGGGGAGCGCTGGCCTACGTGGTTTTCGCGGCGACGTTTCTCTGCTATCTGCTCTACTATGGAGCCCTTTCCCGTATCGAGTCGGGCAAGGTGGCCGCCTTCACCTACCTCCAACCGGTCCTTGCCGGAATCACTTCCTATCTGATTCTCGACGAATCGATTCAAGGCCATTTCGTCCTCGGGGGGATCGCGGTGCTCACCGGCGTGTATCTGACCGAGCGGGGATGA